A genome region from Calliopsis andreniformis isolate RMS-2024a chromosome 2, iyCalAndr_principal, whole genome shotgun sequence includes the following:
- the LOC143188404 gene encoding proton-coupled amino acid transporter 2 isoform X1 yields the protein MEMHNNPNAKKNTFRGDEMTLKEPHRNGSTYGAFQSKDPILAVEKGGDLEGGSDEHGISVNHPTSYLETMMHLFKGNVGSGIFALGDAFKHAGLLLAPPLTIFLGVICVHAQHILVNCNEEVTRRVNDPIAASGFAGTVEMCFATGPLALRKYSVFMRKLVNIFLCITQLGFCCVYFVFIATNMQQVLDVYGIKMDVHQHMAVVLIPIMLSTWIRNLKYLVPLSSLANLLVITGYIATMYIMCHDLPPIQERRYIADWHDIPLFFGTVIYSFEGITLVLPLKNEMKKPSNFSKPLGVLNVGMVIVGTMFVAMGFISYLKYGNAVAGSVTLNLESSEVVDGKIIVPHASLPQCIKVAISLSILFSYALQFYVPIAIIWPKIVDQFGPFKWPILAETVFRSAVCFLTFVLAEVIPKLGLFISLVGAVSSTALALIFPPIIEMVVCWQNATLSPVTISKDIVIVLIGFLGFATGTYESLTSIIREFSTKS from the exons ATGGAAATGCACAACAATCCCAACGCAAAGAAGAATACTTTCCGCGGGGACGAGATGACGCTCAAGGAACCTCAcag GAATGGGAGCACCTATGGAGCTTTCCAGTCGAAAGACCCCATTTTGGCGGTCGAAAAGGGTGGCGATCTTGAAGGCGGAAGTGACGAGCACGGGATTTCCGTTAACCATCCGACCTC GTATTTAGAAACAATGATGCACCTGTTCAAAGGTAACGTCGGCTCGGGTATATTTGCCTTGGGGGATGCCTTCAAGCATGCCGGACTATTGCTGGCCCCGCCACTTACAATCTTCCTTGGTGTCATTTGTGTTCATGCGCAGCACATTCTA GTGAATTGCAACGAAGAGGTGACGCGTCGCGTTAATGATCCAATTGCTGCATCTGGATTCGCTGGTACCGTGGAAATGTGCTTTGCAACCGGTCCTCTCGCACTCCGAAAATACTCTGTGTTTATGAG AAAATTGGTTAATATCTTTTTATGTATCACGCAACTCGGATTTTGCTGCGTTTATTTTGTTTTCATTGCCACGAACATGCAGCAG GTGTTGGACGTGTATGGAATCAAGATGGACGTTCATCAACACATGGCTGTGGTCCTGATTCCCATAATGCTGAGCACTTGGATCAGGAACCTAAAGTACCTGGTGCCACTCTCTTCGCTGGCGAACTTACTGGTCATAACTGGCTACATCGCCACTATGTATATAATGTGCCACGATCTGCCACCGATCCAGGAGAGGCGGTACATAGCCGATTGGCACGATATCCCTCTGTTCTTTGGCACTGTGATATATTCTTTCGAGGGTATCACTTTG GTGTTACCCCTAAAGAATGAAATGAAGAAACCGAGTAATTTCAGTAAGCCCCTTGGAGTCCTAAATGTTGGGATGGTCATTGTGGGCACGATGTTCGTCGCGATGGGTTTCATATCTTACTTGAAATACGGCAACGCAGTGGCTGGATCAGTCACTTTAAATCTTGAATCATCGGAAGT GGTGGATGGGAAAATCATCGTCCCACATGCAAG CTTGCCCCAGTGCATAAAGGTCGCCATCTCGTTAAGTATATTATTCTCCTATGCACTTCAATTTTACGTTCCCATCGCGATCATTTGGCCGAAGATTGTCGACCAGTTCGGCCCGTTCAAGTGGCCAATTCTAGCAGAGACTGTCTTCCGTTCAGCTGTGTGCTTCCTTACAT TTGTCCTAGCAGAGGTGATACCCAAACTGGGCCTCTTCATATCCCTCGTAGGCGCAGTGAGCAGCACTGCACTCGCCTTAATATTCCCGCCGATCATCGAGATGGTCGTTTGCTGGCAGAACGCGACCCTCAGCCCCGTCACGATATCGAAGGACATCGTGATAGTGCTGATCGGCTTCCTCGGCTTCGCCACTGGCACGTACGAGAGCCTGACGTCGATCATCCGCGAGTTTAGCACGAAGTCTTAA
- the LOC143188403 gene encoding LOW QUALITY PROTEIN: uncharacterized protein LOC143188403 (The sequence of the model RefSeq protein was modified relative to this genomic sequence to represent the inferred CDS: substituted 1 base at 1 genomic stop codon) has protein sequence MDCTKEELEQTNVFQLNILLPLIKILDVYMLLKHELSPDEFCISLLFKKKKKEVCKLDSDSMQSYFKDLEDFKTLPISLQNIIIDLFMNIARYEQFLEVVSRDILDKKNCRNYDDLHLTMVLVYVLAYRVLSLFFENSIDCFTHFKLKRMLYLVSYLLRPETPNFFYDKSCPIFEEDFVEQRLILPFLEATPSLEKLRDQLKEQIQKMKPSKKEPTVPIIMNVLNRTRKTSSAPPPTPEPVEVKPTAASILRECARVISDEEKEIKKLKELAEGGLDPCSIKKFEEEKRQQEREEELLKIQEKHLLALLTREGAFIAKQSLLNDVKQQAENVRKERQELYEKLEKWRQNHNKEMMEIVEKCREIEQGSREAFNAMIDEKKQKAAEVTEESRQLKMQLMKQRESETQRKIKMIQEIKTIQSLRALPFKDFDPTESSGLGLLCEMSLAELKERLFWIKMKLNEDMENRKAIIHRERERQKNMIEDTRKALESYKVNKLDIQEFFLSRFXLSRRVATSSKPQRKSSQQKASVTSPEIDALKKKLEERKAFRLQTQTVVQSK, from the exons ATGGATTGCACGAAGGAAGAG TTGGAACAGACAAATGTTTTTCAACTGAATATTCTACTTCCATTAATCAAGATTTTGGACGTTTACATGTTACTCAAGCACGAATTAAGTCCTGATGAATTTTGCATATCCTTgctttttaaaaagaaaaagaaagaagtatGCAAATTAGATTCGGATTCTATGCAAAGTTACTTTAAAGATCTTGAGGATTTTAAG ACGTTGCCGATTTCTCTGCAAAATATAATCATAGATTTATTCATGAATATTGCTCGTTATGAACAATTCCTGGAAGTAGTTAGCAGGGATATTTTGGACAAAAAAAATTGTCGAAATTATGATGATTTACACCTCACCATGG TGCTCGTATACGTTCTGGCGTACAGAGTACTCTCCTTATTCTTCGAAAATTCCATCGATTGCTTCACCCATTTCAAACTGAAGAGAATGCTGTATCTGGTTTCGTATCTTCTTCGTCCAGAAACCCCCAATTTTTTTTATGACAAAAGCTGCCCGATATTTGAAGAAGATTTCGTTGAGCAGAGACTGATTCTACCATTTCTAGAAGCCACGCCATCTTTAGAG AAACTTCGTGATCAGCTAAAAGAACAAATACAAAAAATGAAACCATCTAAAAAGGAACCTACTGTCCCCATTATCATGAATGTCCTGAACAGAACAAGAAAAACCTCCAGTGCGCCTCCTCCTACGCCAGAA CCTGTCGAAGTGAAACCAACCGCAGCTTCGATTCTAAGGGAATGCGCGCGCGTAATAAGCGACGAAGAGAAAGAAATAAAGAA ATTGAAGGAGCTAGCTGAGGGAGGACTGGACCCGTGTTCCATAAAAAAATTCGAAGAAGAAAAACGGCAGCAGGAAAGGGAGGAAGAATTGCTGAAAATACAAGAAAAGCATCTTCTAGCTTTGCTGACTCGCGAAGGCGCTTTTATCGCGAAACAATCGCTATTAAATGACGTGAAACAGCAGGCTGAAAACGTACGCAAAGAG AGGCAAGAACTATACGAAAAACTGGAAAAATGGAGGCAAAATCATAATAAAGAGATGATGGAGATTGTTGAGAAGTGTCGCGAAATTGAGCAAGGATCTCGTGAAGCTTTTAATGCTATGATTGATGAAAAGAAGCAAAAGG CTGCGGAGGTTACAGAAGAATCGCGACAATTGAAGATGCAGCTGATGAAACAGAGAGAAAGTGAGACTCAAAGGAAAATAAAGATGATTCAGGAGATCAAGACGATCCAGTCATTGCGAGCGCTGCCCTTCAAAGATTTTGATCCCACAGAATCCAGCGGCTTGGGTCTTCTTTGTGAAATGTCTTTGGCAGAG CTGAAAGAAAGACTGTTTTGGATAAAAATGAAGCTGAACGAGGACATGGAAAATCGAAAAGCTATCATTCATCGAGAACGTGAGAGGCAGAAGAATATGATAGAAGATACTCGCAAAGCACTCGAAAGCTATAAAGTCAACAAGTTAGATATCCAAGAATTTTTCCT ATCTCGTTTCTGACTTTCCAGACGAGTGGCGACATCGTCCAAACCTCAGCGAAAGTCTTCTCAGCAGAAAGCTTCTGTTACTTCGCCAGAAATCGACGCCCTAAAGAAGAAGCTGGAAGAACGTAAAGCTTTTAGACTGCAAACGCAAACAGTCGTTCAATCTAAATAA
- the LOC143188404 gene encoding proton-coupled amino acid transporter 2 isoform X2, whose translation MEMHNNPNAKKNTFRGDEMTLKEPHRNGSTYGAFQSKDPILAVEKGGDLEGGSDEHGISVNHPTSYLETMMHLFKGNVGSGIFALGDAFKHAGLLLAPPLTIFLGVICVHAQHILVNCNEEVTRRVNDPIAASGFAGTVEMCFATGPLALRKYSVFMRKLVNIFLCITQLGFCCVYFVFIATNMQQVLDVYGIKMDVHQHMAVVLIPIMLSTWIRNLKYLVPLSSLANLLVITGYIATMYIMCHDLPPIQERRYIADWHDIPLFFGTVIYSFEGITLVLPLKNEMKKPSNFSKPLGVLNVGMVIVGTMFVAMGFISYLKYGNAVAGSVTLNLESSEVLPQCIKVAISLSILFSYALQFYVPIAIIWPKIVDQFGPFKWPILAETVFRSAVCFLTFVLAEVIPKLGLFISLVGAVSSTALALIFPPIIEMVVCWQNATLSPVTISKDIVIVLIGFLGFATGTYESLTSIIREFSTKS comes from the exons ATGGAAATGCACAACAATCCCAACGCAAAGAAGAATACTTTCCGCGGGGACGAGATGACGCTCAAGGAACCTCAcag GAATGGGAGCACCTATGGAGCTTTCCAGTCGAAAGACCCCATTTTGGCGGTCGAAAAGGGTGGCGATCTTGAAGGCGGAAGTGACGAGCACGGGATTTCCGTTAACCATCCGACCTC GTATTTAGAAACAATGATGCACCTGTTCAAAGGTAACGTCGGCTCGGGTATATTTGCCTTGGGGGATGCCTTCAAGCATGCCGGACTATTGCTGGCCCCGCCACTTACAATCTTCCTTGGTGTCATTTGTGTTCATGCGCAGCACATTCTA GTGAATTGCAACGAAGAGGTGACGCGTCGCGTTAATGATCCAATTGCTGCATCTGGATTCGCTGGTACCGTGGAAATGTGCTTTGCAACCGGTCCTCTCGCACTCCGAAAATACTCTGTGTTTATGAG AAAATTGGTTAATATCTTTTTATGTATCACGCAACTCGGATTTTGCTGCGTTTATTTTGTTTTCATTGCCACGAACATGCAGCAG GTGTTGGACGTGTATGGAATCAAGATGGACGTTCATCAACACATGGCTGTGGTCCTGATTCCCATAATGCTGAGCACTTGGATCAGGAACCTAAAGTACCTGGTGCCACTCTCTTCGCTGGCGAACTTACTGGTCATAACTGGCTACATCGCCACTATGTATATAATGTGCCACGATCTGCCACCGATCCAGGAGAGGCGGTACATAGCCGATTGGCACGATATCCCTCTGTTCTTTGGCACTGTGATATATTCTTTCGAGGGTATCACTTTG GTGTTACCCCTAAAGAATGAAATGAAGAAACCGAGTAATTTCAGTAAGCCCCTTGGAGTCCTAAATGTTGGGATGGTCATTGTGGGCACGATGTTCGTCGCGATGGGTTTCATATCTTACTTGAAATACGGCAACGCAGTGGCTGGATCAGTCACTTTAAATCTTGAATCATCGGAAGT CTTGCCCCAGTGCATAAAGGTCGCCATCTCGTTAAGTATATTATTCTCCTATGCACTTCAATTTTACGTTCCCATCGCGATCATTTGGCCGAAGATTGTCGACCAGTTCGGCCCGTTCAAGTGGCCAATTCTAGCAGAGACTGTCTTCCGTTCAGCTGTGTGCTTCCTTACAT TTGTCCTAGCAGAGGTGATACCCAAACTGGGCCTCTTCATATCCCTCGTAGGCGCAGTGAGCAGCACTGCACTCGCCTTAATATTCCCGCCGATCATCGAGATGGTCGTTTGCTGGCAGAACGCGACCCTCAGCCCCGTCACGATATCGAAGGACATCGTGATAGTGCTGATCGGCTTCCTCGGCTTCGCCACTGGCACGTACGAGAGCCTGACGTCGATCATCCGCGAGTTTAGCACGAAGTCTTAA
- the LOC143188404 gene encoding proton-coupled amino acid transporter 2 isoform X3, translated as MGAPMELSSRKTPFWRSKRVAILKAEVTSTGFPLTIRPRNVGSGIFALGDAFKHAGLLLAPPLTIFLGVICVHAQHILVNCNEEVTRRVNDPIAASGFAGTVEMCFATGPLALRKYSVFMRKLVNIFLCITQLGFCCVYFVFIATNMQQVLDVYGIKMDVHQHMAVVLIPIMLSTWIRNLKYLVPLSSLANLLVITGYIATMYIMCHDLPPIQERRYIADWHDIPLFFGTVIYSFEGITLVLPLKNEMKKPSNFSKPLGVLNVGMVIVGTMFVAMGFISYLKYGNAVAGSVTLNLESSEVVDGKIIVPHASLPQCIKVAISLSILFSYALQFYVPIAIIWPKIVDQFGPFKWPILAETVFRSAVCFLTFVLAEVIPKLGLFISLVGAVSSTALALIFPPIIEMVVCWQNATLSPVTISKDIVIVLIGFLGFATGTYESLTSIIREFSTKS; from the exons ATGGGAGCACCTATGGAGCTTTCCAGTCGAAAGACCCCATTTTGGCGGTCGAAAAGGGTGGCGATCTTGAAGGCGGAAGTGACGAGCACGGGATTTCCGTTAACCATCCGACCTC GTAACGTCGGCTCGGGTATATTTGCCTTGGGGGATGCCTTCAAGCATGCCGGACTATTGCTGGCCCCGCCACTTACAATCTTCCTTGGTGTCATTTGTGTTCATGCGCAGCACATTCTA GTGAATTGCAACGAAGAGGTGACGCGTCGCGTTAATGATCCAATTGCTGCATCTGGATTCGCTGGTACCGTGGAAATGTGCTTTGCAACCGGTCCTCTCGCACTCCGAAAATACTCTGTGTTTATGAG AAAATTGGTTAATATCTTTTTATGTATCACGCAACTCGGATTTTGCTGCGTTTATTTTGTTTTCATTGCCACGAACATGCAGCAG GTGTTGGACGTGTATGGAATCAAGATGGACGTTCATCAACACATGGCTGTGGTCCTGATTCCCATAATGCTGAGCACTTGGATCAGGAACCTAAAGTACCTGGTGCCACTCTCTTCGCTGGCGAACTTACTGGTCATAACTGGCTACATCGCCACTATGTATATAATGTGCCACGATCTGCCACCGATCCAGGAGAGGCGGTACATAGCCGATTGGCACGATATCCCTCTGTTCTTTGGCACTGTGATATATTCTTTCGAGGGTATCACTTTG GTGTTACCCCTAAAGAATGAAATGAAGAAACCGAGTAATTTCAGTAAGCCCCTTGGAGTCCTAAATGTTGGGATGGTCATTGTGGGCACGATGTTCGTCGCGATGGGTTTCATATCTTACTTGAAATACGGCAACGCAGTGGCTGGATCAGTCACTTTAAATCTTGAATCATCGGAAGT GGTGGATGGGAAAATCATCGTCCCACATGCAAG CTTGCCCCAGTGCATAAAGGTCGCCATCTCGTTAAGTATATTATTCTCCTATGCACTTCAATTTTACGTTCCCATCGCGATCATTTGGCCGAAGATTGTCGACCAGTTCGGCCCGTTCAAGTGGCCAATTCTAGCAGAGACTGTCTTCCGTTCAGCTGTGTGCTTCCTTACAT TTGTCCTAGCAGAGGTGATACCCAAACTGGGCCTCTTCATATCCCTCGTAGGCGCAGTGAGCAGCACTGCACTCGCCTTAATATTCCCGCCGATCATCGAGATGGTCGTTTGCTGGCAGAACGCGACCCTCAGCCCCGTCACGATATCGAAGGACATCGTGATAGTGCTGATCGGCTTCCTCGGCTTCGCCACTGGCACGTACGAGAGCCTGACGTCGATCATCCGCGAGTTTAGCACGAAGTCTTAA